The proteins below come from a single Methanobrevibacter millerae genomic window:
- a CDS encoding methyltransferase domain-containing protein, with the protein MHKTTHDKMLWFKNIYLNSSKDLDILDIGSLDTSGKNYNYRSIFDLPNWNYVGLDFIDGDNVDILVDDIYNILEIEDTSYDVIISGQLFEHLEFFWITMSEISRILKPGGFCCIIAPSSGPKHGLKYDCYRFYEDGMAALARYVDFEILHVSTNHADEAKPWYDTCLVAKKPDSYINDFIELDNRISNIESKLDMILSDLNK; encoded by the coding sequence GTGCATAAAACTACTCATGATAAAATGTTATGGTTTAAAAATATTTATTTAAATTCTTCAAAGGATTTGGATATTTTAGATATTGGATCATTAGATACTAGTGGTAAGAATTATAATTATAGGTCTATTTTTGATTTACCTAATTGGAATTATGTTGGTTTAGATTTTATTGATGGAGATAATGTTGATATTTTAGTAGATGATATTTACAATATTTTAGAAATAGAAGACACTTCTTATGATGTTATTATTTCGGGTCAATTATTTGAACATTTGGAGTTTTTTTGGATAACTATGTCTGAAATAAGTAGGATTTTAAAACCTGGTGGCTTTTGTTGTATTATAGCACCAAGCAGTGGACCAAAGCATGGATTAAAATATGATTGTTATAGATTTTATGAAGATGGGATGGCTGCTCTTGCAAGATATGTTGATTTTGAAATTTTACATGTTTCAACTAATCACGCTGATGAAGCAAAACCCTGGTATGATACATGTCTCGTAGCCAAAAAGCCAGATTCATATATTAATGATTTCATTGAATTAGATAATAGGATTTCTAATATAGAAAGTAAATTGGATATGATATTATCTGATTTAAATAAATAA
- a CDS encoding phosphonoacetaldehyde reductase, with product MDWVYNVPIKFFDYDLNQFKDRLNNFNENILFIGSKRVINTFELDVSNFQVIDESISNPDIHLLEKVLDKIKKPDLIIAIGGGSSIDLAKAISALYDFKENDILNLIKNKIYLDNTKHIPIIAVPTTAGTGSECTKWATIWDFDDCKKYSIDADFLYPTESWLIPELTLTMDEDMTLATGLDALSHAMESYWSVPSNVYTRVLARCSISIIHRYLPLALNDLNNLEYRKQMLMGSFFAGLAFSNTRTTACHSISYPLTMMFGINHGFAAAITLFEVLSRNWEFVKEKDLFLDAWDADDLIDIKEWLDDVSQNKLHLSNFGVKKEDIPTIVEEATTGGRMDNNPIVFDKTEIKNILLNNL from the coding sequence ATGGATTGGGTTTATAATGTGCCGATAAAATTTTTTGATTATGATTTAAATCAATTTAAAGATAGATTAAATAATTTTAATGAAAATATCTTGTTTATCGGATCTAAAAGAGTTATTAATACTTTTGAATTAGATGTTAGTAACTTTCAAGTAATTGATGAAAGTATTTCAAATCCAGATATTCATTTACTTGAAAAAGTTTTAGATAAAATTAAGAAGCCCGATTTAATAATAGCTATTGGTGGGGGTAGTTCAATAGATTTAGCAAAAGCTATTTCTGCTTTATATGATTTTAAAGAAAATGATATCTTAAATTTAATTAAAAATAAAATTTATTTGGATAATACAAAGCATATTCCAATTATTGCAGTACCAACAACTGCTGGAACAGGTTCTGAATGTACAAAATGGGCAACAATTTGGGATTTTGATGATTGTAAAAAATATTCTATTGATGCAGATTTCTTATATCCTACAGAATCTTGGTTAATTCCTGAATTAACTTTAACAATGGATGAAGACATGACTTTAGCTACGGGTTTGGATGCTTTATCTCATGCAATGGAGTCTTATTGGTCTGTTCCATCAAATGTATATACTCGTGTTCTTGCTCGTTGTTCCATATCGATTATACATAGATACTTACCGTTAGCTTTAAATGATTTAAATAATTTGGAATATAGAAAACAAATGTTGATGGGATCATTTTTTGCAGGTTTAGCATTTTCAAATACAAGAACTACTGCATGCCATTCAATTTCCTATCCTTTAACGATGATGTTTGGTATTAATCATGGATTTGCTGCTGCAATAACCTTATTTGAAGTTTTATCACGAAATTGGGAATTTGTTAAAGAAAAAGATTTGTTTTTAGATGCATGGGATGCTGATGATTTAATTGATATTAAAGAATGGTTGGATGATGTTTCACAAAATAAACTACATCTTTCTAATTTTGGAGTTAAAAAAGAGGATATTCCTACTATTGTTGAAGAAGCAACAACTGGTGGGAGAATGGATAATAATCCAATAGTTTTTGATAAAACTGAAATTAAAAATATTTTACTTAATAATTTGTAA
- a CDS encoding phosphocholine cytidylyltransferase family protein, with translation MKIIILNSGLGSRLGNLTKNLPKSLVNINNDETIFSRAINILSNYSKDFIITTGYLNNVLIKYSKNNYSNLNFTFVHNSVYDKTNYIKSLDLIDEINEDIILLHGDLVFSSDVAEKIIYAKESSVVIDSSIDLPKDDFKAKIVDNKVNYISTKYFGDDAVACQPFYKLKKNDWKEWKNKIHEFCQQGKTDVYAENALNTILNQITIRPLDIMGDLCTEIDDQNDLKRVKELLK, from the coding sequence ATGAAAATCATAATATTAAATTCTGGTTTGGGTTCTAGATTAGGCAATTTAACTAAAAATCTTCCAAAATCTTTAGTCAATATTAATAATGATGAAACAATTTTTTCAAGAGCTATTAATATTTTATCTAATTACTCTAAAGATTTTATTATTACAACCGGATATTTAAATAATGTTTTAATCAAATATTCAAAAAATAATTATTCTAATTTGAATTTTACTTTTGTCCATAATTCTGTTTATGATAAAACTAATTATATTAAATCTTTAGATTTGATTGATGAAATTAATGAGGATATTATTCTCTTACATGGGGATTTAGTATTTTCTAGTGATGTTGCAGAAAAAATAATCTATGCAAAAGAATCCTCAGTTGTTATTGATTCATCAATTGATTTACCTAAAGATGATTTTAAAGCTAAAATTGTAGATAATAAAGTAAATTATATTTCTACTAAGTATTTTGGTGATGATGCTGTGGCTTGCCAACCATTTTACAAATTAAAAAAAAATGACTGGAAAGAATGGAAAAATAAAATTCATGAATTCTGCCAGCAGGGAAAAACTGATGTTTATGCAGAAAATGCATTAAATACTATACTTAATCAAATTACTATTCGTCCATTAGATATTATGGGGGATTTATGTACAGAAATTGATGATCAAAATGATTTAAAGAGGGTGAAGGAGTTATTAAAATGA
- a CDS encoding acyltransferase, whose translation METVSNRDEISSLNDNKINGNPKMERSKITFAGKNNILFCENNVNLVNCNIVFKGNDSLIYLSSCKGNYSLNMQVVHDSVIYIGKNNDLIPPINLNVQEHQNLIIGEDCSIGSNTNIRTGDAHIIYDEESKARFNKGSSVIIGDHVWLGHQIYVDKGVIIGSGSVIENNSYIASNSILKSNSIYQGNPAKLIKENVFFTKDYVANFTKEDSRTFDTYSSRVFLYDVVDGETLDIKKVDGLLSRFDVNEKLDFVQKLFIQNKRHNRFSI comes from the coding sequence ATGGAAACTGTAAGTAATAGAGATGAAATTTCATCATTAAATGATAATAAAATCAATGGCAATCCTAAAATGGAACGCTCCAAAATTACTTTTGCAGGTAAAAATAATATTTTGTTCTGCGAAAATAATGTTAATTTAGTTAATTGTAATATAGTATTTAAGGGAAACGATTCGTTAATTTATTTATCCAGTTGTAAAGGGAATTATTCTTTAAATATGCAAGTAGTTCATGATTCAGTAATTTACATAGGTAAAAATAATGATTTGATTCCACCAATCAATCTTAATGTACAGGAACATCAGAATTTAATAATTGGTGAAGATTGCAGTATTGGAAGCAATACTAATATCCGAACGGGTGATGCACATATTATTTATGATGAAGAAAGCAAAGCTAGATTTAATAAAGGTTCAAGCGTTATTATCGGGGATCATGTCTGGTTAGGCCACCAAATTTATGTTGATAAAGGCGTTATTATAGGTTCTGGTTCTGTTATTGAAAATAATTCTTATATTGCATCTAATTCAATATTAAAATCTAATAGTATTTATCAAGGAAATCCTGCAAAACTCATAAAAGAAAATGTATTTTTCACAAAGGATTATGTTGCAAACTTCACAAAGGAAGATTCACGTACTTTTGATACATATAGTAGTAGGGTTTTCTTATATGATGTTGTTGATGGTGAAACATTAGATATTAAAAAAGTAGATGGTTTATTATCTAGATTTGATGTAAATGAAAAATTAGATTTCGTGCAAAAATTGTTTATTCAAAATAAAAGACATAATAGGTTTTCAATTTAA
- a CDS encoding acyltransferase, translating into MKIIKEDEKNNKIFYNSPELINSEIIFNGENNILICEENVVLNGSTLLFNGNNSIVYLSSNYNHYQLFVNIFNNSVLFIDENNYFNSKLYMILSEEKSVFIGKDCLFAHGIWIRLADPHLIYDMATMERINLTEDVYIGDHVWIAQEALILRGAEIGSGSIIGAKSVMSGKKIESNSSWAGNPPQQIKRNIFFDGRTVHRYTKKETEESMNYTSDQWIYSNINSGSGFEQIKEITSTENMDLKINKILELRNNKNKNRFYI; encoded by the coding sequence ATGAAAATAATAAAAGAAGATGAAAAAAATAACAAAATTTTTTATAACTCACCTGAATTAATAAATAGTGAAATTATATTTAATGGAGAAAATAATATTTTAATATGTGAAGAAAATGTTGTTTTAAATGGAAGTACTTTACTTTTTAATGGGAATAACTCAATTGTATACCTTTCTTCAAATTATAATCATTATCAGCTATTTGTTAATATTTTTAATAATTCAGTTTTATTCATTGATGAAAATAATTATTTCAATTCAAAATTATATATGATTTTATCTGAAGAAAAAAGCGTATTTATAGGGAAAGATTGTTTATTTGCTCATGGAATCTGGATTCGTTTAGCAGATCCACATTTAATTTACGATATGGCCACAATGGAAAGAATAAATCTAACTGAAGATGTTTACATAGGGGATCATGTTTGGATAGCTCAAGAAGCATTGATTTTAAGAGGAGCAGAAATAGGATCTGGAAGCATCATTGGTGCAAAAAGTGTTATGAGTGGTAAAAAAATAGAATCTAACTCAAGTTGGGCAGGCAATCCTCCACAACAGATTAAAAGAAACATATTTTTCGACGGTAGGACTGTTCATAGATACACAAAAAAAGAAACAGAAGAATCAATGAATTATACTAGCGATCAATGGATTTATTCAAATATAAATTCTGGAAGTGGATTTGAACAAATAAAAGAGATTACTAGTACCGAAAATATGGATTTAAAAATTAATAAAATTTTAGAATTAAGAAATAATAAAAATAAAAATAGGTTTTATATTTAA
- a CDS encoding nucleotide sugar dehydrogenase, whose amino-acid sequence MKICVIGQGYIGLPTAALFALNECNVVGVDIKKEVIDDLNKGIVHIEEPGISEAINDAIKEKRYVAQLEPSEADVFIITVPTPYKMENLSCDLSFVIEACNSILKYVKKGNVIIVESTIAPGSIEETVQPIFENNGFEIGEDLFLAHCPERVLPGRIMYELINNDRIIGGVTPKCTEKAAEAYGIFVKGELMKTEAKTAELSKCMENTFRDINIALANELAKICAEIDVNALDVIKLANKHPRVNILNPGPGVGGHCLAIDPYFIYAKAPETAKIIKLARDTNKSMPNFVTKYVEKIIEKYDDENSKIAILGVSYKGNTGDTRESPAFEIISNLKQKGYGIAIFDPHVENEEYQDFENAINDASLCLILADHDEFKELDIDILIKQMKNPIIFDTKNIVKEVAQEEVILYNLGNLSKI is encoded by the coding sequence ATGAAAATTTGTGTTATTGGTCAAGGTTATATTGGTCTTCCTACTGCAGCATTATTTGCTCTAAACGAGTGTAATGTTGTTGGGGTTGACATAAAAAAAGAAGTAATAGACGATTTGAATAAAGGAATTGTACATATCGAAGAACCCGGAATTTCAGAAGCTATTAATGATGCCATTAAAGAAAAAAGATATGTTGCTCAGTTAGAACCTTCTGAAGCTGATGTTTTTATTATTACAGTCCCAACACCATATAAAATGGAAAATTTAAGTTGTGATTTAAGTTTCGTGATTGAAGCATGCAATTCAATTTTAAAATATGTGAAAAAAGGAAATGTGATAATTGTTGAATCAACTATTGCCCCGGGGTCTATTGAAGAAACCGTGCAACCCATTTTTGAAAATAATGGATTTGAAATTGGTGAAGATTTATTCCTTGCACATTGCCCGGAAAGAGTACTTCCTGGGAGAATCATGTATGAACTTATCAATAATGATAGAATCATTGGTGGTGTAACACCGAAATGTACTGAAAAAGCAGCTGAAGCTTATGGAATTTTTGTTAAAGGAGAATTGATGAAAACAGAAGCCAAAACAGCAGAATTATCTAAATGTATGGAGAATACCTTTAGAGACATTAATATTGCGCTTGCAAATGAACTTGCAAAAATTTGCGCCGAAATAGATGTGAATGCACTCGATGTTATTAAACTTGCGAATAAACATCCTCGTGTAAATATTTTAAATCCGGGACCTGGCGTTGGTGGACACTGCCTTGCAATTGACCCATATTTTATTTATGCAAAAGCTCCCGAAACTGCAAAAATAATTAAATTAGCTAGAGATACTAATAAAAGTATGCCGAATTTTGTAACTAAATATGTTGAAAAAATTATTGAAAAGTATGATGATGAAAACTCAAAAATTGCAATTTTAGGAGTTTCTTATAAAGGAAATACTGGAGATACAAGAGAAAGTCCTGCATTTGAAATTATTTCAAACTTGAAACAGAAAGGATATGGCATTGCAATATTTGATCCGCATGTTGAAAATGAGGAATATCAAGACTTTGAAAATGCAATTAACGATGCTTCTTTATGTTTAATTTTAGCGGATCACGACGAATTTAAAGAGTTGGATATAGATATCTTAATTAAACAGATGAAAAATCCAATTATATTTGATACAAAAAATATAGTAAAGGAAGTTGCACAAGAAGAAGTGATTTTATATAATTTGGGAAATCTTTCAAAAATTTAG
- a CDS encoding LicD family protein, translating into MDKDIKFLKEEIKKLNNQINNLNKVQKKNENTLDSHYTLLNTLYLNFNLKPKGVLKGTQDLCLSLLDFISNVCMKYDLEWWLDYGNLLGAVRDKDYVPWDDDIDIGMTRKDCLKFLEVIDDEIKYYHLDDILFVVPQKIIKENSIIAFTQISIKKDGGLYAGLDVFPIDFIRSYPENVEKEFFNAKCEYHINLLNGMDKKDVINKYYDDYNLSYEYQDFFIPCIETYWGNTRKFTVFDSEKLFPLKKIEFHGKIYPCPNNPHYITSKNYGKDYKNIPRNVKLHRRVSDLKQKKNVNMNFKNFLKRFEEVNDEFSSKILHSKNVVYFSKNQDRYLNINQEIPKNHVIKFNFNRQSSKNCRGYIQIGTDWNNSIFIGQIGAGNTFGIWLRKNGITDYHNTPIPSNSFLGIEYTYKDNTHTLKVDDEIVLQITSKNYEYNNLLNIIVDNNSKITDLVIY; encoded by the coding sequence ATGGACAAGGATATTAAATTTTTAAAAGAGGAAATAAAAAAATTAAATAATCAAATCAATAATCTCAATAAAGTTCAAAAGAAAAATGAAAATACTTTAGATTCACATTACACTCTTTTAAATACATTATACTTAAATTTTAATCTTAAACCAAAAGGAGTACTTAAAGGTACACAGGATTTATGTTTATCTTTATTAGATTTTATTTCTAATGTTTGCATGAAATATGATTTGGAATGGTGGTTAGATTATGGAAATTTATTGGGTGCTGTTAGAGATAAAGATTATGTTCCTTGGGATGATGATATTGATATTGGCATGACAAGGAAAGATTGTTTAAAATTTTTAGAAGTTATTGATGATGAAATTAAATATTATCATTTAGATGATATTCTTTTTGTTGTTCCACAAAAAATTATTAAAGAAAACAGCATTATTGCATTCACACAAATATCTATAAAAAAAGATGGAGGATTATATGCGGGGCTTGATGTTTTTCCAATTGATTTTATTCGTAGTTATCCCGAAAATGTTGAAAAAGAATTTTTTAATGCTAAATGTGAATATCATATAAATCTTTTAAATGGAATGGATAAAAAAGATGTAATTAATAAATATTATGATGATTATAATTTATCATATGAATATCAGGACTTTTTTATTCCATGTATTGAAACTTATTGGGGGAATACACGAAAATTCACAGTTTTTGATTCAGAAAAACTTTTTCCCTTAAAAAAAATTGAGTTTCATGGGAAAATATATCCATGTCCAAACAATCCTCATTATATTACATCAAAAAACTATGGAAAAGACTATAAAAATATTCCTAGAAATGTTAAATTACATAGAAGAGTAAGTGATTTAAAACAGAAAAAAAATGTAAATATGAATTTTAAAAATTTTTTAAAACGATTTGAAGAAGTTAATGATGAATTTTCATCAAAAATTCTGCATTCAAAAAATGTAGTTTATTTTAGTAAGAATCAAGATAGATATTTGAATATTAATCAGGAAATACCTAAAAATCATGTGATAAAATTTAACTTTAATAGACAATCTTCAAAAAATTGTCGGGGATATATTCAAATAGGAACTGATTGGAATAATAGTATTTTTATTGGACAAATAGGTGCTGGAAATACATTTGGAATATGGTTAAGAAAAAATGGCATAACTGATTATCATAATACTCCGATTCCCTCAAATTCATTTTTAGGTATTGAATATACTTATAAAGATAATACTCATACTTTAAAAGTTGATGATGAAATCGTTCTTCAAATTACAAGTAAAAATTATGAATATAATAATTTATTGAATATAATAGTTGATAATAATTCTAAAATAACTGATTTAGTAATTTATTGA
- the aepX gene encoding phosphoenolpyruvate mutase → MKTVYIAISADILHHGHINLIKKASEYGNLIVGVLTDEVVATYKRFPVLDYEQRTFIIKNIEGVSDVVPQYTLDYTENLKKYRPDYVFHGDDWKKGVQSQIRQNVINTLSEWNGELIEIPYTEDISIDQINNLVKNAGSVPESRRGKLKKLISLKPIVRTMEAHNGLSALVVENAKVVKDEKINSFDAIWVSSLTDSTAKGKPDIELVDMTSRINTINEIMEVSSKPIILDGDTGGLIEHFVFNIKTIERMGVSAIIIEDKIGLKKNSLFGTDVEQTQDSIENFCEKIKAGKKALITDEFMIIARIESLILKQGMDDAINRAKAYINAGADGIMIHSREKEPDEIFEFCEKFNEFAPKVPLVVVPTSFNQVYEDEFAKKGVNIVIYANHLIRSAYPSMMETATKILENERCKEVDDICLPIKEILTLIPDE, encoded by the coding sequence ATGAAAACTGTTTATATTGCTATTAGTGCAGATATATTGCATCACGGGCATATTAATTTAATTAAAAAAGCTTCAGAATATGGAAATCTTATTGTTGGTGTTTTAACTGACGAAGTTGTAGCTACATATAAAAGATTTCCTGTATTGGATTATGAACAACGTACTTTCATAATTAAAAATATTGAGGGAGTTTCAGATGTTGTTCCGCAATATACTTTGGATTATACGGAAAATTTAAAAAAATATAGGCCAGATTATGTATTCCATGGTGATGATTGGAAAAAAGGTGTTCAAAGCCAAATCAGACAAAATGTAATAAACACACTAAGTGAATGGAATGGAGAATTAATAGAAATTCCATATACTGAAGATATAAGTATTGATCAAATTAATAACCTAGTTAAAAATGCAGGTTCTGTTCCAGAATCAAGAAGAGGTAAATTAAAAAAATTAATTTCGCTTAAACCTATTGTTCGTACAATGGAAGCTCATAATGGTCTTTCTGCATTAGTTGTTGAAAATGCAAAAGTCGTTAAGGATGAAAAAATTAATTCTTTTGATGCAATTTGGGTTAGTAGCTTAACAGACAGTACTGCTAAAGGAAAACCCGATATAGAACTTGTAGACATGACCTCTAGAATTAATACAATCAACGAAATAATGGAAGTTTCATCAAAACCAATTATTTTGGATGGGGATACTGGAGGATTAATTGAACATTTTGTTTTTAATATTAAAACAATTGAAAGAATGGGCGTTTCAGCAATTATTATTGAGGATAAAATAGGATTAAAGAAAAATTCGCTATTTGGTACTGATGTCGAGCAAACACAAGATTCAATCGAAAACTTCTGTGAAAAAATAAAAGCAGGTAAAAAGGCCTTAATCACTGATGAATTTATGATTATTGCAAGAATTGAAAGTTTAATATTAAAACAAGGTATGGATGATGCAATCAATCGTGCTAAAGCATATATTAATGCGGGAGCTGATGGAATCATGATACATAGTAGGGAAAAAGAACCTGATGAGATATTTGAATTTTGTGAAAAGTTCAACGAATTTGCACCTAAGGTACCTTTAGTTGTTGTCCCAACATCATTTAACCAAGTTTATGAAGATGAATTCGCTAAAAAAGGAGTAAATATAGTTATTTATGCAAATCATTTAATTAGGAGTGCTTATCCTTCCATGATGGAAACTGCAACAAAAATACTTGAAAATGAACGTTGCAAAGAAGTTGATGATATTTGTTTGCCAATTAAAGAAATACTTACTTTGATTCCTGACGAGTGA
- a CDS encoding methyltransferase domain-containing protein, whose product MHQSSFLAMEKFISQYLDKNSILNILDIGSFDSNQKPFNYGLLFNEENWNYFGMDIREGPNVDVVVSDIYNWIEITDESYDVVVSGQAFEHMEFFWKSIVEIERILKPGGFCCIIAPSTGPVHRNPYDCYRFTAEGMNAMGKYAGMEVLEYYTQVSPIWNDSVLICKKLGSKNNLDLRLDYLEKKIDILLKEVKR is encoded by the coding sequence ATGCATCAAAGTTCATTTTTAGCGATGGAAAAATTCATAAGTCAATATTTAGATAAAAATTCCATTCTGAATATATTGGATATTGGATCATTTGATTCAAATCAAAAACCATTTAACTATGGCCTTTTATTTAATGAAGAAAATTGGAATTATTTTGGTATGGATATTAGGGAAGGACCAAATGTTGATGTGGTAGTTTCTGATATTTATAATTGGATTGAAATAACTGATGAATCCTATGATGTTGTTGTTTCGGGTCAAGCTTTTGAGCATATGGAATTTTTTTGGAAATCGATTGTTGAGATAGAAAGGATTCTTAAACCCGGAGGTTTCTGTTGTATTATCGCCCCTAGTACGGGTCCTGTTCACAGAAACCCTTACGATTGTTATAGATTCACGGCAGAAGGTATGAATGCTATGGGTAAATATGCTGGAATGGAAGTATTAGAATATTATACGCAAGTTTCACCTATTTGGAATGATAGTGTTTTAATTTGTAAAAAATTGGGGTCAAAAAATAATTTAGACTTGAGATTAGATTATTTGGAGAAAAAAATTGATATTTTATTAAAAGAAGTTAAGAGATGA
- the aepY gene encoding phosphonopyruvate decarboxylase — translation MINVEDFVKYLKNINIDFFTGVPDSQLSSFADYVEENCENIIAANEGNALAIASGYNLSTGNYPLVYLQNSGLGNIVNPVTSLTHSEVYSIPVVYLIGWRGQPGVHDEPQHIKQGAITLDLLNLLDIKYTVISNESNFDELKEIFENDFINQLNCGKSVAVVVSKGAFEEYKIKKENNNILSREKAIQTIVDFLSEKDMVVSTTGKSSRELFEYREELKQGHGNDFLTVGSMGHSSSIALGVALNNPNKRIFCFDGDGAILMHMGSLALIGSMKPKNFHHVMFNNSAHESVGGLPTIMSDIDINEIILACGYDKVYNAKSIDELKDVLPKFIEDNGPVFLNIDVNLKSRNDLGRPTTTPLENKLDFIEKLRS, via the coding sequence ATGATTAATGTTGAAGATTTTGTCAAATACTTAAAAAATATTAACATAGATTTCTTTACGGGAGTTCCAGATTCACAATTATCCTCTTTTGCAGATTATGTTGAAGAAAATTGTGAAAATATTATTGCAGCAAATGAAGGTAATGCTTTAGCCATTGCTAGTGGATATAATTTATCAACAGGAAATTATCCTTTAGTTTACTTGCAAAATTCCGGATTAGGAAATATTGTTAATCCAGTTACTTCTTTGACTCATAGTGAAGTTTATTCGATTCCTGTTGTATATTTAATTGGATGGAGAGGCCAACCAGGGGTTCATGATGAACCTCAGCATATCAAACAGGGAGCAATTACTTTAGATCTACTAAATTTACTGGATATTAAATATACTGTTATTTCAAATGAATCTAATTTTGATGAACTTAAAGAAATATTTGAAAATGATTTTATTAATCAATTAAATTGTGGAAAAAGTGTGGCTGTTGTTGTTTCTAAAGGTGCATTCGAAGAATATAAAATTAAAAAAGAAAATAACAATATTTTAAGCAGAGAAAAGGCTATCCAAACTATTGTTGATTTTTTGTCTGAAAAAGATATGGTCGTTTCCACTACAGGCAAGTCTTCAAGAGAATTGTTTGAGTATCGTGAAGAATTAAAGCAAGGTCATGGAAATGATTTTTTAACAGTTGGATCTATGGGCCATTCCTCAAGTATAGCTTTGGGTGTTGCTTTAAATAATCCTAACAAAAGAATATTTTGTTTTGATGGTGATGGAGCCATTCTAATGCATATGGGGTCATTGGCATTGATTGGGTCTATGAAACCTAAAAATTTCCATCATGTCATGTTTAATAACTCTGCTCATGAAAGTGTTGGGGGACTGCCAACAATAATGTCTGACATAGATATCAATGAGATTATTTTAGCATGCGGATATGATAAGGTATATAATGCTAAAAGTATCGATGAATTAAAAGATGTCTTGCCAAAATTCATTGAAGATAATGGTCCGGTTTTTTTAAATATTGATGTTAATTTGAAATCAAGAAACGACTTGGGAAGACCGACCACCACTCCTCTTGAAAATAAATTGGATTTCATCGAAAAATTAAGGAGCTAA